From a single Calothrix sp. NIES-2098 genomic region:
- a CDS encoding asparagine synthase — protein MVCQFIFIVGVPFLLLLLMLSITHTCPPRKIPTPISCSLYPLSSLSPFSNHQSAFIGYWGYGSQRELTALLTNLSATSPLSTQQFSQKENQLLWNVVHLGINRNSSPQQNTIAAISASGLSTTPDAWVNVTENHHLILAREPFGRVPLYWTQQGEVIWFASRLQLLLPILQQRDVSLPGLYGYSCFSYVPTPLTPVKEVFAVPAGTEMIWQGNYELGKLSQPQSRSIHSWREQAEQIKDEATAVTQLQTLLQASIYQQIADLKAEPVGVFLSGGLDSSIVAALLVQAGVKVRAYTLNFGSAGIPEFPYAEQVAQFLQIPLVKVAATPREIKKALISTVQALDLPFGDGVTVPLYLLAQAASQETSVIFNGEGGDQLFAGWTNKPLIAAGIYQAEESFILQYLRTFHRFWGYESQIYQPEVYAQIENLHPQDWIVEALDATCCPSLLHRLRRASLMLKGAQNIHPRATALSFAHGLWVRSPFCDLPLAEWTFSLSGELCLQGACEKYILKRAVENWLPPEIVWRQKRGMGVPLTSWCFNEFWHDVGIWLNPAILSAENRFSSQIAAQIVTGELGGSIQGRRIGESLWLLIMWELWRSHILGENPGKPSWNHPFWLPSWLWRRYKQWQT, from the coding sequence ATGGTTTGTCAATTCATCTTCATTGTTGGAGTTCCTTTCCTCCTACTCCTGTTGATGCTTTCTATTACTCACACTTGCCCTCCGCGTAAAATACCTACACCTATCAGCTGCTCCCTATATCCCTTGTCCTCCTTATCCCCATTCTCCAATCACCAATCTGCTTTTATCGGCTATTGGGGTTACGGTTCGCAACGTGAATTGACGGCGTTGTTAACTAATTTGTCTGCAACATCTCCACTATCTACACAGCAGTTTTCTCAAAAGGAGAATCAACTCCTTTGGAATGTTGTTCATCTGGGAATAAATAGAAACTCTTCCCCACAGCAAAATACAATTGCTGCGATTTCTGCATCGGGTTTATCCACTACGCCGGATGCTTGGGTAAATGTGACGGAAAATCACCACCTCATTTTGGCGAGAGAACCTTTCGGTAGGGTTCCTTTATACTGGACTCAGCAAGGAGAGGTGATTTGGTTTGCATCTCGGTTGCAACTACTGTTACCAATTCTGCAACAGCGCGATGTTAGCCTTCCTGGCTTATATGGTTACAGTTGTTTTTCCTACGTCCCCACTCCCCTAACGCCTGTTAAAGAAGTATTTGCAGTCCCGGCGGGAACTGAGATGATTTGGCAGGGTAATTATGAATTGGGTAAACTCTCTCAGCCGCAATCTCGAAGTATACACTCGTGGCGGGAACAGGCGGAACAAATTAAAGATGAAGCTACAGCCGTTACTCAATTGCAAACTCTCCTCCAAGCATCGATTTATCAGCAAATTGCTGATTTAAAAGCTGAACCTGTGGGAGTTTTTCTCTCTGGTGGCCTAGATTCTTCAATTGTGGCGGCGTTGTTGGTGCAAGCTGGAGTGAAAGTCCGTGCCTATACTCTCAATTTTGGTAGCGCTGGGATTCCGGAATTCCCTTATGCAGAACAGGTGGCGCAGTTTCTTCAAATTCCTTTAGTGAAAGTAGCGGCGACTCCACGGGAAATTAAGAAGGCTTTAATTTCTACTGTACAAGCGCTGGATTTACCTTTTGGCGATGGGGTGACTGTTCCTTTGTATCTCTTAGCGCAAGCAGCTAGCCAGGAAACTTCTGTAATTTTTAATGGTGAAGGTGGAGATCAATTATTTGCTGGGTGGACGAATAAACCTTTAATTGCGGCGGGGATTTATCAGGCGGAGGAAAGTTTTATCTTGCAATATCTGCGCACGTTTCACCGCTTTTGGGGGTATGAATCGCAAATTTATCAGCCAGAAGTTTACGCACAGATAGAGAATTTACACCCCCAAGATTGGATTGTTGAAGCGCTAGATGCAACTTGCTGTCCTTCCCTACTGCATCGCCTCCGCCGCGCTAGCTTGATGCTGAAAGGGGCGCAAAATATCCACCCTCGCGCTACTGCTTTGAGTTTTGCACATGGGTTGTGGGTGCGATCGCCTTTTTGCGATCTACCTTTAGCAGAATGGACGTTTAGCTTATCTGGCGAACTCTGTTTACAAGGTGCGTGTGAGAAATATATCCTGAAACGAGCTGTAGAAAATTGGCTACCACCGGAAATTGTTTGGCGACAAAAGCGCGGTATGGGCGTTCCCTTAACCTCTTGGTGTTTCAATGAGTTTTGGCACGATGTAGGTATCTGGCTAAATCCAGCTATACTCAGTGCTGAAAACCGTTTTTCCTCCCAGATAGCTGCACAAATTGTTACAGGCGAACTGGGAGGAAGTATTCAAGGTAGACGGATTGGTGAGAGTTTGTGGTTATTAATTATGTGGGAACTTTGGCGATCGCATATTTTAGGGGAAAACCCAGGTAAACCTTCGTGGAATCATCCGTTTTGGCTACCTAGTTGGTTATGGAGAAGATACAAGCAATGGCAAACTTAA
- a CDS encoding Orn/DAP/Arg decarboxylase 2 → MANLTLELAQELLKVYGSPLYVYDGDRLRQTIKHITQAISYPRTQFRFASVTNGNIALLKIFRAAGWGLHANTPGDIYLGLQAGFDPGDIVYSGSNLNRDEMVQVLDWGVRTLNLDSVNQVELFCEVFSHAETRRKVGAPASGDLNFSRQRRREGEVKLGLRVNLPEVTGDSRIGVRPEEFDPAVAIAQQAGLKIKGLHFYRGTGTNATEAFTEVIDTVLATAQKLPDWEYLDFGGGFGYPYHHGKAAFDWEEFGAKLSERITALGREIDLVIEPGRAAIAGCGTLLAQVVSVKWQAEKQIVGVDTTVANLSVPAVHGGYREIFAWKPGENTRIYPTDVCGNTTYSRDYLGKNCQLPALEIGDIIAILDVGAYGYAMSSHFLHRPKPAEILLENNIHHLIRQREDYSVLLMNQILEEKSPITNDQ, encoded by the coding sequence ATGGCAAACTTAACCTTAGAATTAGCGCAGGAGTTACTGAAGGTCTACGGTTCGCCGCTTTATGTGTATGATGGCGATCGCTTACGTCAAACTATTAAGCACATTACTCAAGCCATTAGCTATCCCCGGACACAGTTTCGCTTTGCTAGCGTTACTAATGGGAATATTGCGTTACTCAAAATTTTTCGTGCTGCTGGCTGGGGACTCCACGCCAATACACCAGGAGATATTTATCTGGGGTTGCAAGCGGGTTTTGACCCTGGTGATATTGTTTACAGTGGCAGTAATTTAAATCGAGATGAGATGGTTCAAGTTTTGGATTGGGGGGTGAGAACGTTAAATCTCGATAGTGTGAATCAGGTGGAGTTGTTTTGTGAGGTTTTTTCTCACGCAGAGACGCGGCGAAAAGTCGGAGCGCCGGCTTCCGGCGATCTGAACTTTTCAAGACAGAGGCGCAGAGAGGGAGAGGTTAAGTTGGGGTTGAGGGTAAATTTACCGGAAGTTACTGGCGATAGTCGCATTGGTGTGCGTCCGGAGGAGTTTGACCCAGCGGTGGCGATTGCGCAGCAAGCAGGATTGAAAATTAAGGGGTTGCATTTTTACCGAGGGACTGGAACTAATGCGACAGAAGCTTTTACCGAAGTGATTGATACTGTGCTGGCGACAGCGCAAAAGTTACCAGATTGGGAATATTTGGATTTTGGTGGTGGCTTTGGCTATCCCTATCATCACGGTAAAGCAGCTTTTGATTGGGAAGAGTTTGGCGCAAAGTTGAGTGAGAGAATTACAGCTTTGGGGCGGGAAATAGATTTAGTAATTGAACCAGGACGAGCTGCGATCGCAGGTTGTGGTACTTTGTTAGCGCAAGTTGTTTCTGTAAAATGGCAAGCCGAAAAACAGATTGTGGGAGTTGATACCACCGTTGCGAATCTCTCAGTGCCTGCTGTACATGGTGGCTATCGCGAAATCTTCGCATGGAAACCAGGAGAGAACACGCGAATTTATCCCACTGATGTTTGTGGTAACACAACTTACTCCAGAGATTATTTAGGTAAAAATTGCCAACTTCCAGCTTTAGAAATTGGGGATATTATCGCCATTTTAGATGTCGGGGCTTATGGTTATGCGATGTCTTCTCACTTTTTACATCGTCCCAAACCTGCGGAAATTTTATTAGAAAATAATATACATCATCTAATTCGTCAGCGAGAAGATTATAGTGTTTTGTTGATGAATCAGATACTTGAAGAGAAAAGTCCAATAACAAATGACCAATGA